From one Spirochaetaceae bacterium genomic stretch:
- a CDS encoding OadG family protein, which translates to MEQTIAFAGTVTILGMGVVFFFLALLSLGMAALRRVYGGEASAAAAEPEAATTASGAPARHDARWVAAAVAAWLAGQGRFDEVSAAPWDPMRRRR; encoded by the coding sequence CTTCGCGGGCACGGTGACCATCCTCGGCATGGGGGTGGTGTTCTTCTTCCTGGCGCTGCTGAGCCTGGGCATGGCCGCGTTGCGCCGCGTGTATGGCGGCGAGGCGTCCGCGGCGGCCGCGGAGCCGGAGGCGGCGACCACCGCGAGTGGGGCGCCGGCACGGCACGACGCCCGCTGGGTGGCCGCGGCGGTGGCCGCCTGGCTGGCCGGGCAGGGCCGGTTCGACGAGGTGAGCGCGGCTCCCTGGGACCCGATGCGGAGGCGCCGGTGA